In Corynebacterium nuruki S6-4, the following proteins share a genomic window:
- a CDS encoding FAD-binding oxidoreductase, protein MELKTHTRTLTGWGRTAPTTAEVLSTPDVDVIAAAVAQVADANADKPDHLRRGVIARGMGRSYGDPAMNSGGLVIDMQPLNTIHSIDPETAIVDVDAGVTLDQLMKAALPYGLWVPVLPGTRQVTIGGAISPDIHGKNHHSAGSFGNHVRSIELLVADGRVLHLEPEGSADDPAGTLFWATVGGMGLTGVILRATIEMTKTETAYFICDTDRTENLDETIAAHSDGSEVNYTYSSAWFDCISPEPKLGRATISRGSLATLDQLKEFAPKLAADPLKFNAPQLMTVPDIFPSFTMNKLTLSAVGLAYYAMGKPARNQTENLTQFYQPLDLIGEWNRGYGSKGFLQYQFVVPTEAVEPFKQIIKDIQGSGHYSALNVFKLFGPGNRAPLSYPMPGWNVCVDFPVRPGLGAFLDRLDEQVMEFGGRLYLAKESRTTAENFHRMYPGLQGWLETRHGIDPTGVFASDMSRRLELH, encoded by the coding sequence ATGGAACTGAAGACGCACACCCGGACCCTCACCGGCTGGGGCCGCACCGCCCCGACCACCGCAGAGGTCCTGTCCACCCCGGACGTCGACGTCATCGCCGCCGCCGTCGCGCAGGTCGCCGACGCCAACGCGGACAAGCCCGACCACCTCCGGCGTGGCGTGATCGCCCGCGGCATGGGCCGCTCCTACGGCGACCCCGCCATGAACAGCGGCGGCCTGGTCATCGACATGCAGCCGCTGAACACGATCCACTCCATCGACCCGGAGACGGCCATCGTCGACGTGGACGCCGGCGTGACGCTCGACCAGCTCATGAAGGCCGCCCTGCCCTACGGGCTGTGGGTCCCGGTGCTGCCCGGCACCCGTCAGGTGACCATCGGCGGTGCGATCAGCCCGGACATCCACGGCAAGAACCACCACTCCGCCGGTTCCTTCGGCAACCACGTCCGCAGCATCGAACTGCTGGTGGCCGACGGTCGTGTGCTGCACCTGGAGCCGGAGGGCTCCGCCGACGACCCGGCCGGGACGCTGTTCTGGGCCACCGTCGGCGGCATGGGGCTGACCGGCGTGATCCTGCGTGCGACCATCGAGATGACGAAGACGGAGACCGCCTACTTCATCTGCGACACCGACCGCACGGAGAACCTCGACGAGACCATCGCCGCCCACTCCGACGGTTCCGAGGTCAACTACACCTATTCCTCGGCGTGGTTCGACTGCATCTCCCCGGAGCCCAAGCTCGGCCGGGCGACGATCTCCCGGGGGTCGCTGGCCACCCTCGACCAGCTCAAGGAGTTCGCCCCGAAGCTGGCGGCGGATCCGCTGAAGTTCAACGCCCCGCAGCTGATGACCGTGCCGGACATCTTCCCGTCCTTCACGATGAACAAGCTGACCCTGTCGGCGGTGGGCCTGGCCTACTACGCGATGGGCAAGCCGGCACGGAACCAGACCGAGAACCTCACGCAGTTCTACCAGCCCCTCGACCTCATCGGGGAGTGGAACCGCGGCTACGGCTCCAAGGGTTTCCTGCAGTACCAGTTCGTGGTGCCGACCGAGGCCGTCGAGCCGTTCAAGCAGATCATCAAGGACATCCAGGGCTCCGGGCACTACTCGGCGCTCAACGTGTTCAAGCTGTTCGGCCCGGGCAACCGTGCCCCGCTGAGCTACCCGATGCCCGGCTGGAACGTCTGCGTGGACTTCCCGGTGCGTCCGGGCCTGGGCGCCTTCCTCGACCGGCTCGACGAGCAGGTCATGGAGTTCGGCGGACGCCTCTACCTGGCCAAGGAGTCCCGCACCACCGCGGAGAACTTCCACCGGATGTACCCGGGGCTCCAGGGCTGGCTGGAGACCCGCCACGGGATCGACCCGACCGGTGTCTTCGCCTCCGACATGTCCCGCCGCCTCGAGCTGCACTAG